One Cuculus canorus isolate bCucCan1 chromosome 2, bCucCan1.pri, whole genome shotgun sequence genomic region harbors:
- the FASTK gene encoding fas-activated serine/threonine kinase gives MLRRLPWLRALTRVPAAADGRGAGMHPGCYCAGRARPRALLLPLEPCSHGLLHAAGPDAGRARGKRKSWNFIHEKMSYDTFFTLKRLIERSRSVGEVLRWVTQNPGKVSASHYPIALHKLGQLLQQGDGRGPGRVLEQPEFQALCQAIIGSCSKFDNFSIVNCLYAAAALGLPGESALVRVLEEESRSRLGRFNQKDVSMVFSSVMRLHPSSPHPLVESCLSSLERHLEKERHPQTLFLLLSYYRLRAQALQGHPPSDQQLINNRKILRLVRHTLGQVSAVREHELALLDEMLALSAQEANNKALEAIFSSQLFYENRQERFIRSMAEWLPRKAENLTPYTMALIAKYVARHRLREPRLLDTIANFLLKRGEQLDSKVIQKLVFPFSRMNYRPSNHGELFPKLEAILEQKAGSSPLATVNILMSMFQLSHFPQSVLHQVFSPAFITNVMSSPYALIVRRYLSLLDAAVELEFRDYSGPRLDPRYRVLMFEHALTADEANRKYSYKGLVAEALRQLVGEECYRQDEVLPPGYCTDFLLWINRSGTVLPLSRIPMASKAPSSHPTTSSATVSLRSSVLALTSDLQDFAPFAPETPSSPVGSRENNLAGRFLPTLCPAPGGPCFQPPADYYCIPSKEASLESQGSSTLSSPSECLSAQPASTPDGSSSATLFQFPIGKILEEQEAPASCPNHDSFQGEQPPEEPQGRSPTPGGDSGPPPSPCRPSPKRDPADTHGVEGIQRVVLSVNDKWHYCQNSDILVGSRAMRDRHLRLLGYCLVQLPYTELEKVSGIEEAKLYLRRKLRELRL, from the exons ATGCTGCGCCGGCTGCCATGGCTGCGCGCCCTGACCCGGGTCCCGGCCGCCGCTGACGGCCGTGGCGCCGGGATGCATCCCGGCTGCTACTGCGCGGGCAGGGCCAGGCCGCgggcgctgctgctgccgctggaGCCCTGCAGCCATGGGCTGCTCCACGCCGCCGGCCCAGATGCCGGCAGGGCTCGTGGCAAGCGGAAGAGCTGGAATTTCATCCACGAGAAGATGAGCTACGACACCTTCTTCACGCTGAAGCGGCTGATTGAGCGCTCGCGCAGCGTTGGTGAGGTGCTGCGCTGGGTCACCCAGAACCCCGGCAAGGTCTCTGCCAGCCACTACCCCATCGCGCTGCACAAGCTGggccagctcctgcagcagggcGACGGCCGCGGGCCGGGGCGCGTGCTGGAGCAGCCAGAATTCCAGGCGCTCTGCCAGGCCATCATCGGCAGCTGCTCCAAGTTTGATAACTTCAGCATCGTCAACTGCCTCTATGCCGCCGCCGCGCTGG GGCTGCCCGGGGAGTCAGCGCTGGTGCgggtgctggaggaggaatCCCGGAGCCGCCTAGGCCGCTTCAACCAGAAGGACGTCTCCATGGTTTTCAGCAGCGTGATGCGGCTGCACCCATCCAGCCCCCACCCGCTGGTGGAATCCTGCCTCAGCAGCCTGGAGCGGCACCTGGAGAAGGAGCggcacccccagaccctcttcctgctcctctcctaCTACCGGCTCCGTGCCCAGGCACTGCAAGGGCACCCGCCTTCCGACCAGCAGCTCATCAACAACCGCAAGATCCTGCGCCTCGTGCGGCACACGCTGGGACAGGTCAGCGCCGTGCGGGAGCATGAGCTGGCGCTCCTGGATGAGATGCTGGCGCTTTCCGCCCAGGAAGCCAACAACAAGGCCCTGGAAGCCATCTTCAGCTCCCAGCTCTTCTACGAGAACCGCCAGGAGCGGTTCATCCGCAGCATGGCAG AGTGGCTTCCCCGGAAGGCAGAGAACCTGACTCCCTACACCATGGCCCTCATCGCCAAGTATGTGGCACGGCACCGGCTGCGAGAGCCGCGGCTCCTGGACACCATCGCCAACTTCCTCCTGAAGCGTGGGGAGCAGCTGGACAGCAAG GTGATCCAGAAGCTGGTGTTCCCCTTCAGCCGGATGAATTACCGCCCTTCCAACCATGGCGAGCTCTTCCCGAAGCTGGAAGCAATCCTGGAGCAGAAAGCTGGCAGCTCGCCCCTGGCCACCGTCAACATCCTGATGTCCATGTTCCAGCTCAGCCACTTCCCGCAGTCCGTCCTGCACCAGGTCTTCTCCCCAGCCTTCATCACCAACGTCATGA GCAGCCCCTACGCGCTCATTGTGCGCCGCTACCTCTCGCTGCTGGATGCGGCGGTGGAGCTGGAATTCCGGGATTACAGTGGCCCGCGCCTCGACCCGCGCTACCGCGTTCTCATGTTCGAGCATGCCCTGACAGCCGACGAGGCCAACAGGAAGTACAG TTACAAGGGGCTGGTGGCCGAGGCGCTGCGGCAGCTGGTGGGAGAGGAATGCTACCGGCAGGACGAGGTGCTGCCCCCGGGATACTGCACAG ACTTCCTGCTGTGGATTAACCGCTCAGGCACTGTGCTGCCCCTCTCCCGCATCCCTATGGCTTCCAAAGCTCCCTCTTCCCACCCTACGACGTCCTCGGCCACCGTCTCCCTGCGCTCTAGCGTCCTGGCCCTCACCTCGGACTTGCAGGACTTTGCCCCCTTTGCTCCGGAGACACCGAGCAGCCCCGTGGGATCCCGGGAAAACAACCTGGCCGGGAGATTCCTGCCCACGCTCTGTCCGGCGCCGGGGGGGCCCTGCTTCCAGCCCCCCGCGGACTATTACTGCATCCCGAGCAAGGAGGCTTCCCTGGAAAGCCAGGGCAGCTCCACGCTCAGCAGCCCTTCCGAGTGCCTCTCCGCACAGCCGGCCAGCACGCCCGATGGCTCCTCCTCTGCCACACTCTTCCAGTTCCCCATTGGAAAGAtcctggaggagcaggaggctcCGGCCAGCTGCCCCAACCACGACAGCTTCCAGGGGGAGCAGCCCCCGGAGGAGCCACAGGGAAGGAGCCCCACGCCTGGAGGGGATTCCGGCCCTCCGCCCTCGCCGTGCCGGCCCAGCCCCAAGCGGGATCCGGCTGATACGCACGGAGTGGAAGGCATTCAGAG GGTGGTTCTCTCCGTGAATGACAAGTGGCATTACTGCCAGAATTCTGATATCCTCGTGGGCTCCCGTGCCATGAGGGACCGGCACCTGCGGCTGCTGGGATACTGCCTTGTCCAG CTGCCATACACGGAGCTGGAGAAGGTGAGCGGCATCGAGGAAGCGAAGCTCTACCTGCGTCGGAAGCTGAGGGAGCTGCGCCTCTGA
- the LOC104061715 gene encoding late histone H2B.L4 — protein sequence MSAEPGRKRGHAPTSGDRRSKKKPKRKETYSVYIYKVLKQVHPDTGISSKAMSIMNSFVNDIFERLASEASRLAQYNHRSTITSREVQTAVRLLLPGELAKHAVSEGTKAVTKYTSSK from the exons ATGAGTGCAGAACCTGGGCGAAAGCGTGGGCATGCTCCCACCTCTGGGGACAGGAGGTCTAAGAAGAAGCCAAAGAGAAAGGAGACCTATTCAGTCTACATCTACAAAGTTCTCAAGCAG GTGCACCCGGACACCGGCATCTCCTCCAAGGCCATGAGCATCATGAACTCCTTCGTCAATGACATTTTCGAGCGTCTGGCCTCGGAGGCGTCGCGCCTGGCCCAGTACAACCACCGCTCCACCATCACCAGCCGTGAGGTGCAGACGGCTGTCAGGCTCCTGCTGCCCGGCGAGCTGGCCAAGCACGCTGTCTCTGAGGGCACCAAGGCTGTCACCAAGTACACCAGCAGCAAGTGA
- the TMUB1 gene encoding transmembrane and ubiquitin-like domain-containing protein 1, whose translation MALIEGVGDEVTALFTLCVAAAVLALAWISTRAPQPHEEAPSAAPAPVERGAPVTGAGPDEAEARDRAETDSGDGEGGPGEPCMVLRLKFLNDTERIARVRPGDTVGALKRAQFPGQEHQVRLIYQGQLLRDDSQRLASVPLASHSVLHCHLAQHGPGPAPSAPRASADPVHTALNAGSLMLPLFLLLLALLWYCQLQYRHVFTATATTFLAGLTLLFSVMAFAMYRR comes from the exons ATGGCTCTGATCGAGGGCGTGGGCGACGAGGTGACGGCGCTGTTCACTCTGTGCGTGGCCGCCGCGGTGCTGGCCCTCGCCTGGATCTCCACCCGCGCCCCGCAGCCGCACGAGGAGGCGCCGAGCGCGGCCCCGGCCCCCGTCGAGCGCGGGGCTCCGGTTACCGGAGCGGGGCCCGATGAGGCAGAGGCGCGGGACCGGGCCGAGACCGACAGCGGCGACGGGGAGGGCGGCCCCGGCGAGCCCTGCATGGTGCTGCGGCTAAAGTTCCTCAACGACACCGAGCGCATCGCGCGGGTGCGGCCCGGAGACACCGTGGGGGCCCTGAAGAG ggcgCAGTTCCCGGGGCAGGAGCACCAGGTCCGGCTTATCTACCAGGGGCAGCTGCTGCGTGATGACAGCCAGCGCCTGGCCAGCGTGCCACTCGCCTCGCACAGCGTCCTGCACTGCCACCTCGCCCAGCACGGCCCAGGCCCCGCGCCCTCTGCTCCCCGTGCCTCCGCCGACCCCGTGCACACCGCACTCAACGCCGGCAGTCTGATGCTGCcgctcttcctgctgctgctggcgctGCTCTGGTACTGCCAGCTCCAGTACCGCCACGTCTTCACCGCCACCGCCACCACCTTCCTGGCCGgcctcaccctcctcttcaGCGTCATGGCCTTCGCCATGTACCGCCGGTAG